One genomic window of Pseudomonas aeruginosa includes the following:
- a CDS encoding alpha/beta fold hydrolase codes for MSTAVEIACRDGVRLAGDHFPAVGDAQGSIVVACALGVRRAFYQRFAVLAAASGYEVLLFSYRGSEGDDPAVASYRLADWGREDIDAALAWCRARAPELPRYFVGHSIGAQLLGLAGQASGLSGAAFVAGSFPYWRRWRGRQRWQMFGLFCVAVPLLTGLLRRFPSRFFGLGSLDMPSHFMRDWARWVRQPDYLLAPRFGLQRQGYEALDIPVASFLFEDDDYVPWAAAEKLHQVYAAAHLELRRKGRAEGAVGHFGLFRNEALQKELLDYFRKLPDAA; via the coding sequence ATGAGTACCGCAGTGGAGATCGCCTGCCGTGACGGTGTGCGCCTGGCCGGCGACCACTTCCCGGCCGTCGGCGATGCGCAGGGGAGCATCGTGGTGGCCTGCGCGCTCGGCGTCAGGCGCGCCTTCTACCAGCGCTTCGCCGTCCTGGCCGCGGCTTCCGGCTACGAGGTGCTGTTGTTCAGCTACCGCGGCAGCGAAGGCGACGACCCTGCCGTGGCTAGCTATCGCCTGGCCGACTGGGGACGCGAGGACATCGATGCGGCGCTGGCCTGGTGCCGAGCGCGCGCGCCGGAGCTACCGCGCTATTTCGTCGGCCACAGCATCGGCGCGCAGTTGCTCGGTCTGGCTGGTCAGGCCAGCGGATTGAGCGGCGCCGCGTTCGTCGCCGGTTCGTTTCCGTACTGGAGGCGCTGGCGAGGCAGGCAGCGCTGGCAGATGTTCGGCCTGTTCTGCGTAGCGGTGCCGCTACTGACCGGACTGCTCCGACGCTTTCCCAGTCGTTTCTTCGGCCTCGGCAGCCTGGATATGCCGAGTCATTTCATGCGCGACTGGGCGCGCTGGGTGCGGCAGCCGGACTACCTCCTGGCACCGCGCTTCGGATTGCAGCGGCAGGGTTACGAGGCGCTGGACATCCCCGTCGCCAGCTTCCTGTTCGAGGACGACGACTACGTGCCGTGGGCTGCGGCGGAAAAGCTTCACCAGGTCTATGCCGCGGCGCACCTGGAGTTGCGTCGCAAGGGACGGGCCGAGGGGGCAGTCGGGCATTTCGGGCTGTTCCGCAACGAGGCGTTGCAGAAGGAGTTGCTCGACTACTTCAGGAAGCTGCCCGACGCGGCGTAA
- a CDS encoding TetR family transcriptional regulator, producing MNVKSRQQENAEATREALLESALSAFIEHGYGGVSIDAIAREARVTKGAFYHHFGSKQELLAECYERQVRTIAEDLDRVPAHVDKWAEAAALAEAFIDSVMARGKRQLSLQEVITVVGWERWKRIDSRHTLRYVGRLVDELAASGELKDYRRETLVGQLYGFLTQAAMSLRDARNKRQAANEVKAIIRDFLYSLRRG from the coding sequence ATGAATGTCAAGAGCAGGCAGCAGGAAAATGCCGAGGCGACCCGCGAGGCACTGCTGGAAAGCGCCCTCTCCGCCTTCATCGAACATGGCTATGGCGGAGTCTCCATCGACGCCATCGCCCGCGAGGCGCGCGTGACCAAGGGCGCGTTCTACCACCACTTCGGCAGCAAGCAGGAACTGCTCGCCGAATGCTACGAACGCCAGGTACGGACGATCGCCGAGGACCTGGACAGGGTGCCGGCGCATGTCGACAAGTGGGCGGAGGCCGCCGCACTGGCCGAGGCCTTCATCGACAGCGTGATGGCGCGCGGCAAGCGGCAACTGTCGCTGCAGGAGGTGATCACGGTCGTCGGCTGGGAGCGATGGAAACGCATCGACTCGCGCCACACGCTGCGCTACGTCGGGCGCCTGGTGGACGAACTGGCGGCCAGTGGCGAACTCAAGGACTACCGCCGGGAAACCCTGGTCGGCCAGCTCTACGGCTTCCTTACCCAGGCCGCGATGAGTCTTCGCGATGCACGCAACAAGCGGCAAGCGGCCAATGAAGTGAAAGCCATCATCCGCGACTTCCTCTACAGCCTGCGCAGGGGCTGA
- a CDS encoding outer membrane protein transport protein, whose translation MKTIWFKTSLALTISAVSTYTLANGIAINEQSASGAGTAYAGRASSALDASTIYGNPAGLSKLKRTEVSGGLAIVKAKDDISQAHSTAQGSNKGDSVPLAAVPFGYFSTPINEDFTFGLGIYVPYGIINDYENGFMGSSHGSYSKVQVITVQPTIAWKINDKVSVGFGPTFNRIDGQLKNTLATNGLLGSNGDTKINIKGDDTAIGYNVGVMVDLTDDTTWGLTYHSKVKYHLGGNTEVKNAPGALGLNGKYDAKLDITLPESVDTSITHKFDDKWTGYLGAVWTRWSRLEKIEVRNSGVPALGQALGFNTIGEDLNWRDTWSFSVGTSYQATPEWVLRTGFAYEPSPTSNEDRNVRIPVGDRKVFTVGAGWSPNQDLTVDVAYAYLWETTAGVNQEGSALQPAYSAKYDNSAHGLTAQVTYRF comes from the coding sequence ATGAAAACAATATGGTTTAAAACCTCTCTCGCACTGACCATTAGCGCTGTCTCCACCTACACCCTCGCCAACGGCATCGCCATCAACGAACAGAGCGCCAGCGGCGCCGGCACCGCCTACGCCGGCCGCGCCTCGTCCGCGCTCGATGCCAGCACCATCTACGGCAACCCGGCCGGCCTGTCCAAGCTGAAACGCACCGAAGTCAGCGGCGGTCTGGCCATCGTCAAGGCCAAGGACGACATCAGCCAGGCCCACAGCACCGCCCAGGGCAGCAACAAGGGCGACTCGGTACCGCTGGCCGCCGTACCGTTCGGCTACTTCTCCACGCCGATCAACGAAGATTTCACTTTCGGCCTGGGCATCTACGTGCCCTACGGCATCATCAACGATTACGAAAACGGCTTCATGGGCAGCTCCCACGGCTCCTATAGCAAGGTGCAGGTGATCACCGTGCAGCCGACCATCGCCTGGAAGATCAACGACAAGGTTTCCGTCGGCTTCGGTCCGACCTTCAACCGCATCGACGGCCAGTTGAAGAACACCCTGGCCACCAATGGCCTGCTCGGCAGCAACGGCGATACCAAGATCAACATCAAGGGCGACGACACCGCCATCGGCTACAACGTCGGCGTGATGGTCGACCTGACCGACGACACCACCTGGGGCCTGACCTACCACTCCAAGGTCAAGTACCACCTGGGCGGCAACACCGAAGTGAAGAACGCTCCGGGTGCCCTGGGCCTGAACGGCAAGTACGATGCCAAGCTGGACATCACCCTGCCGGAATCGGTGGATACCTCCATCACCCACAAGTTCGACGACAAGTGGACGGGCTACCTGGGCGCCGTCTGGACCCGCTGGAGCCGCCTGGAGAAGATCGAGGTGCGCAACAGCGGCGTACCGGCGCTCGGCCAGGCCCTGGGCTTCAACACCATCGGCGAAGACCTGAACTGGCGCGACACCTGGTCCTTCTCGGTAGGTACCTCCTACCAGGCCACCCCGGAGTGGGTGCTGCGCACCGGCTTTGCCTACGAGCCGTCGCCGACCTCCAACGAGGACCGCAACGTGCGCATCCCGGTGGGCGACCGCAAGGTCTTCACCGTCGGTGCCGGCTGGTCGCCGAACCAGGACCTGACCGTCGACGTGGCCTACGCCTACCTGTGGGAAACCACCGCCGGCGTCAACCAGGAAGGCAGCGCCCTGCAGCCGGCCTACAGCGCCAAGTACGACAACAGCGCGCATGGCCTGACCGCCCAGGTCACCTATCGTTTCTGA
- a CDS encoding glutathione peroxidase: MKPRVLLSVLALAGLPLSGWAADCPELLQGQLTKLRSKESIDLCQRYAGKPLVVVNTASHCGFTPQFKGLEALYQRYKGQGLEVLGVPSDDFKQEAADTAETAKICYGNYGVTFAMTQPQHVRGDEAIPLFRQLAEQSGQAPRWNFYKYVVDRQGRVVAQFSSKTTPDDPQLQAAIEKAIASQP, from the coding sequence ATGAAACCTCGCGTGCTGTTGTCCGTCCTGGCGCTCGCCGGGCTGCCGCTGAGCGGCTGGGCCGCCGATTGCCCGGAACTGTTGCAGGGCCAGTTGACCAAGCTGCGTTCCAAGGAAAGCATCGATCTTTGCCAGCGTTACGCCGGCAAGCCGCTGGTGGTGGTCAACACTGCCAGCCACTGTGGCTTCACCCCGCAGTTCAAGGGGCTCGAGGCGCTCTACCAGCGTTACAAGGGGCAGGGCCTGGAAGTGCTCGGGGTACCTTCCGACGACTTCAAGCAGGAAGCCGCGGATACCGCCGAGACCGCGAAGATCTGCTATGGCAACTACGGCGTGACCTTCGCCATGACCCAGCCGCAGCACGTGCGCGGCGACGAGGCGATCCCGCTGTTCCGCCAGTTGGCCGAGCAGAGCGGCCAGGCGCCGCGCTGGAATTTCTACAAGTACGTGGTGGATCGCCAGGGCAGGGTGGTCGCGCAGTTCTCCAGCAAGACCACCCCGGACGATCCGCAGCTCCAGGCCGCCATCGAGAAGGCCATCGCCAGCCAGCCCTGA
- a CDS encoding MFS transporter, with protein MPRAAFWILLSGALILALSLGVRHGFGLFLAPMSADFGWGREVFAFAIALQNLVWGLAQPFTGALADRYGAARAVLVGGLLYALGLVLMGLSQSATGLSLSAGLLIGLGLSGTSFSVILGAVGRAVPAEQRSMAMGISSAAGSFGQFAMLPGTLALIGWLGWSSALLALGLLVALIVPLAGLMKDRPLPPQGHEQSLGEALREACAHSGFWLLALGFFVCGFQVVFIGVHLPAYLVDQHLPAQVGTTVLALVGLFNVFGTYIAGWLGGRWSKPRLLTALYLVRGVVIVLFLWLPLSVYSAYAFGVAMGLLWLSTVPLTNGTVATLFGVRNLSMLGGIVFLFHQLGAFLGGWLGGVVYDRTGSYDLVWQLSILLSLLAALLNWPVRERPVARLQVAGGAA; from the coding sequence ATGCCGCGTGCCGCCTTCTGGATCCTGCTGTCCGGAGCCCTGATCCTCGCCCTGTCCCTCGGCGTGCGACATGGCTTCGGCCTGTTCCTCGCGCCGATGAGCGCCGACTTCGGCTGGGGCCGCGAAGTCTTCGCCTTCGCCATCGCCTTGCAGAACCTGGTCTGGGGCCTGGCCCAGCCGTTCACCGGGGCGCTCGCCGACCGCTACGGCGCGGCGCGGGCGGTGCTGGTGGGGGGCCTGCTGTACGCCCTCGGCCTGGTCCTGATGGGACTCTCGCAGTCGGCCACCGGGCTGTCGCTGAGCGCCGGCCTGCTGATCGGCCTGGGCCTTTCCGGCACCTCGTTCTCGGTGATCCTCGGCGCCGTCGGCCGCGCAGTGCCGGCGGAGCAGCGCAGCATGGCGATGGGTATCTCCAGCGCGGCCGGCTCCTTCGGCCAGTTCGCCATGCTGCCCGGTACCCTCGCCCTGATCGGCTGGCTGGGCTGGTCCTCGGCCCTGCTCGCCCTGGGCCTGCTGGTGGCGCTGATCGTGCCGCTGGCCGGGCTGATGAAGGATCGCCCGTTGCCGCCGCAGGGCCATGAACAGAGCCTCGGCGAAGCGCTGCGCGAGGCCTGCGCGCATTCCGGGTTCTGGCTGCTGGCGCTGGGCTTCTTCGTCTGCGGCTTCCAGGTGGTGTTCATCGGCGTACACCTGCCGGCCTACCTGGTCGACCAGCACCTGCCGGCGCAGGTCGGCACCACGGTGCTGGCGCTGGTCGGGCTGTTCAACGTGTTCGGCACCTACATCGCCGGCTGGCTCGGCGGGCGCTGGTCGAAGCCGCGCCTGCTGACCGCGCTGTACCTGGTGCGCGGGGTAGTGATCGTGCTGTTCCTCTGGCTGCCGCTGAGCGTCTACAGCGCCTACGCCTTCGGCGTGGCCATGGGGCTGCTGTGGCTGTCCACGGTGCCCCTGACCAACGGCACCGTGGCGACCCTGTTCGGCGTGCGCAACCTGTCGATGCTCGGCGGCATCGTGTTCCTCTTCCACCAGTTGGGCGCCTTCCTCGGCGGCTGGCTGGGCGGGGTGGTCTACGACCGCACCGGCAGCTACGACCTGGTCTGGCAGTTGTCGATCCTGCTAAGCCTGCTCGCGGCGCTGCTCAACTGGCCGGTGCGCGAGCGTCCGGTGGCGCGCCTGCAGGTGGCCGGAGGCGCGGCGTGA
- a CDS encoding MarR family winged helix-turn-helix transcriptional regulator codes for MTVEKYGYIHASMLPTQCLCTKLRRAARSVSRFYDEALADTGLKVAQFSLLRHLRRLDRPSISELAEAMGLDRSTLGRNLRVLEGDGLLRLTGGEDQRNRLVELTPAGLDALERGTPAWEDAQRRLAGRLGEERSGALAALLVELERLD; via the coding sequence TTGACCGTCGAGAAGTACGGGTATATACACGCATCCATGCTACCGACCCAATGCCTCTGTACCAAACTGCGTCGCGCCGCCCGCAGCGTTTCCCGCTTCTACGACGAGGCGCTGGCCGATACCGGCCTCAAGGTGGCGCAGTTTTCCCTGCTGCGGCACCTGCGGCGCCTGGACCGGCCGAGCATTTCCGAACTCGCCGAAGCCATGGGACTCGACCGCAGCACCCTCGGTCGCAACCTGCGGGTGCTGGAAGGCGACGGCCTGCTGCGCCTGACCGGTGGCGAGGACCAGCGCAACCGCCTGGTCGAGCTGACGCCTGCCGGGCTGGATGCCCTGGAGCGCGGAACGCCGGCCTGGGAAGACGCGCAGCGGCGTCTCGCCGGGCGCCTTGGCGAGGAGCGCAGCGGCGCCTTGGCGGCGTTGCTGGTGGAACTGGAGCGACTGGACTGA
- a CDS encoding acyl-CoA dehydrogenase C-terminal domain-containing protein, with protein MPVYKAPLRDTRFLLNEVFDFPEHYRNLVNGAEATPDMVDAILGECAKLCEEVIAPLYHSGDEEGCHLENGEVRTPKGYKEAYEAYVAGGWQGLSHPVEYGGQGLPMSLGALKQEMMGTANWPFSMYPGLSLGAMNTLMQHGTEEQKQTYLVPLTEGRWGGTMCLTEPQCGTDLGQVKTRAEANPDGSYAISGTKIFISSGEHDLTENIVHIVLARLPDAPKGTRGISLFIVPKFLPGEGGALGPRNGVSCGALEKKMGIKASATCVMNFDGATGFLIGPPNKGLECMFTFMNSARIGTAIQGVATAELAYQGALAYARERRSMRALSGTKEPDQVADSLMHHGDVRRMLLTQKAIAEGGRALVYLATQYADRMIQGILSNDDAEYERWDDKLGFLTPILKGCLTELGLESANLGMQVFGGHGYIREHGMEQIVRDARIATLYEGTTGIQALDLLGRKVLLMTQGKAVRDFTRGVARFAVDLLKNEPRMRGRALVLLKLCAQWNLLTLRIALSARKQRDLVSTASHDYLMFSGYATLAYSWALQEAAARRRLRQGGSESADFYKAKIATSEFYFARLLPRAKGHAAAMAKPTGSIMDLKSEHFAFD; from the coding sequence ATGCCCGTTTACAAAGCCCCGCTGCGCGACACGCGCTTCCTGCTCAACGAAGTCTTCGATTTCCCCGAGCATTACCGCAACCTGGTCAACGGAGCCGAAGCCACGCCGGACATGGTCGATGCGATCCTCGGCGAATGCGCGAAGCTCTGCGAGGAAGTGATCGCCCCGCTCTACCACAGCGGCGACGAGGAAGGCTGCCACCTGGAGAACGGCGAAGTACGGACGCCGAAGGGCTACAAGGAAGCCTACGAGGCCTATGTCGCCGGCGGCTGGCAGGGCCTCTCGCACCCGGTGGAGTACGGTGGCCAGGGCCTGCCGATGAGCCTCGGCGCGCTCAAGCAGGAGATGATGGGCACCGCCAACTGGCCGTTCTCCATGTATCCCGGCCTCTCCCTCGGCGCGATGAACACCCTGATGCAGCACGGCACCGAGGAACAGAAGCAGACCTACCTGGTTCCGCTCACCGAGGGCCGCTGGGGCGGCACCATGTGCCTCACCGAGCCGCAGTGCGGCACCGATCTCGGCCAGGTGAAGACCCGCGCCGAGGCCAACCCCGACGGTAGCTACGCCATCAGCGGGACGAAGATCTTCATCTCTTCCGGCGAACACGACCTGACCGAGAACATCGTCCACATCGTCCTCGCCCGCCTGCCGGACGCACCGAAGGGCACCCGCGGCATTTCCCTGTTCATCGTGCCCAAGTTCCTTCCCGGCGAAGGAGGCGCGCTCGGCCCGCGCAACGGCGTGAGTTGCGGCGCGCTGGAGAAGAAGATGGGGATCAAGGCCTCGGCCACCTGCGTGATGAACTTCGACGGCGCCACCGGCTTCCTCATCGGACCGCCGAACAAGGGCCTGGAATGCATGTTCACCTTCATGAACAGCGCCCGCATCGGCACCGCCATCCAGGGCGTGGCCACCGCCGAGCTGGCCTACCAGGGCGCCCTCGCCTACGCCCGCGAACGCCGCTCCATGCGCGCGCTCTCCGGGACCAAGGAACCCGACCAGGTCGCCGACAGCCTGATGCACCACGGCGACGTGCGGCGCATGCTGCTGACCCAGAAGGCCATCGCCGAAGGTGGCCGGGCGCTGGTCTACCTGGCCACCCAGTACGCCGACCGGATGATCCAGGGCATCCTCAGCAACGACGACGCCGAGTACGAACGCTGGGACGACAAGCTCGGCTTCCTCACGCCGATCCTCAAGGGCTGCCTGACCGAACTCGGCCTGGAAAGCGCCAACCTCGGCATGCAGGTGTTCGGCGGCCACGGCTATATCCGCGAACACGGCATGGAGCAGATCGTCCGCGACGCGCGGATCGCCACCCTCTACGAAGGCACCACCGGCATCCAGGCCCTCGATCTGCTCGGCCGCAAGGTCCTGCTGATGACCCAGGGCAAGGCCGTGCGCGACTTCACCAGGGGCGTGGCCCGGTTCGCCGTCGACCTGCTGAAGAACGAGCCGCGCATGCGCGGCCGCGCCCTGGTGCTGCTCAAGCTCTGCGCCCAATGGAACCTGCTGACCCTGCGCATTGCCCTCAGCGCGCGCAAGCAACGCGATCTGGTGAGCACCGCCAGCCACGACTACCTGATGTTCTCCGGCTACGCCACGCTGGCCTATTCCTGGGCCCTCCAGGAAGCCGCTGCGCGCCGGCGACTGCGCCAGGGCGGCAGCGAGTCGGCGGACTTCTACAAGGCCAAGATCGCCACCAGCGAGTTCTACTTCGCCCGCCTGCTTCCGCGCGCCAAGGGCCACGCGGCGGCGATGGCGAAGCCGACCGGTTCGATCATGGACCTGAAGAGCGAGCACTTCGCCTTCGACTGA
- a CDS encoding TetR/AcrR family transcriptional regulator, producing the protein MGRRRTIDRDQLLDAAEAVIAREGAAGLTIDAVAKEMGITKGGVQYCFGTKDALIDAIFERWGKAYDSLFEAVAGKQPTPLTRVRAHAEATQRSDELSSSKAAALMAALIQTPEHLEGSNQWYRSRLEGLDLSAPEGRRARLAFLAVEGAFMLRYFRLMDIGQEEWDSMLDDVRALLLTAAGASGD; encoded by the coding sequence ATGGGACGCCGACGAACGATCGACCGCGACCAGTTGCTCGATGCCGCCGAGGCGGTGATCGCCCGCGAGGGCGCGGCCGGCCTGACCATCGATGCGGTGGCGAAGGAAATGGGCATCACCAAGGGCGGCGTGCAGTACTGCTTCGGTACCAAGGACGCGCTGATCGACGCGATCTTCGAGCGCTGGGGCAAGGCCTACGACAGCCTGTTCGAAGCGGTGGCGGGGAAGCAGCCGACGCCGCTGACGCGGGTTCGCGCGCATGCCGAGGCGACCCAGCGTTCGGACGAGTTGTCCAGCAGCAAGGCGGCGGCGCTGATGGCGGCGCTGATCCAGACGCCCGAGCACCTGGAGGGCAGCAACCAGTGGTATCGCAGCCGGTTGGAAGGCCTGGACCTGTCCGCACCCGAGGGGCGCCGTGCGCGCCTGGCGTTCCTGGCGGTGGAGGGCGCCTTCATGTTGCGCTACTTCCGCCTGATGGACATTGGCCAGGAGGAATGGGACTCGATGCTCGACGACGTTCGTGCGTTGTTGCTGACGGCGGCTGGCGCCAGCGGAGACTGA
- a CDS encoding MFS transporter → MFRQNRWLVLAIVSSALFLIIIDMTVLYTALPRLTHDLGATAAEKLWIVNAYPLVVAGLLPGAGLLSDRLGHKRLFLAGLPLFGLASLCAAFAPSAAALIAARAGLAVGAALMMPATLSIVRHVFQDERERALAIGIWASVASAGAALGPVVGGVLLEFFWWGSVFLINVPVVAIALLLALPAIPACGGQSRRPWDALGSLQVMFGLVGVVYAIKELSTRAPDFGLAVLAALGGMLCLYLFVRRQRRAREPMIDFALFRNRRFARGVAVALVATMALVGMELVFSQHLQLVQGLTPLKAGLFVLPIPLASLVVGPLAGWLVPRWGENRVMCASLLLGSAGLLGLALSYQAATGAQLASLVLLGVGFGGAMTAASTAVMLNVDEQSSGMAAAIEDVSYELGGVIGVTLLGSLMSFVYGMSLRLPSAELPARVRDSLDDALLVAEGLAPEVASRLVELARQAFDQAFVAVLLAAAALLFLSAMAVLRQPRPATEPAPPAPHTR, encoded by the coding sequence ATGTTCCGGCAGAACCGCTGGCTGGTCCTGGCCATCGTCTCCAGCGCCCTGTTCCTCATCATCATCGACATGACCGTGCTCTACACGGCCCTGCCGCGCCTGACCCACGACCTCGGCGCGACGGCCGCGGAGAAACTCTGGATCGTCAACGCCTATCCGCTGGTGGTCGCCGGCCTGCTGCCCGGCGCCGGCTTGCTCAGCGACCGCCTTGGCCACAAGCGGCTGTTCCTCGCCGGCCTGCCGCTGTTCGGCCTGGCCTCGCTGTGCGCCGCCTTCGCCCCCAGCGCCGCGGCGCTGATTGCCGCCCGCGCCGGGTTGGCGGTGGGCGCGGCGCTGATGATGCCGGCGACCCTGTCGATCGTCCGCCATGTCTTCCAGGACGAACGCGAACGCGCCCTGGCCATCGGCATCTGGGCCTCCGTCGCCTCTGCCGGCGCGGCGCTGGGGCCGGTGGTCGGCGGCGTGCTGCTGGAGTTCTTCTGGTGGGGCTCGGTGTTCCTCATCAACGTCCCGGTGGTGGCCATCGCCCTGTTGCTGGCGCTGCCGGCCATCCCGGCCTGCGGCGGCCAGTCACGGCGACCATGGGACGCCCTCGGCTCGCTGCAGGTGATGTTCGGCCTGGTCGGGGTGGTGTATGCGATCAAGGAACTCAGCACACGCGCCCCGGACTTCGGGCTGGCCGTCCTGGCCGCGCTCGGCGGCATGCTCTGCCTGTACCTGTTCGTCCGCCGCCAGCGCCGCGCCCGCGAACCGATGATCGACTTCGCGCTGTTCCGCAACCGGCGCTTCGCCCGCGGCGTCGCGGTGGCCCTGGTGGCGACCATGGCGCTGGTCGGCATGGAACTGGTGTTCAGCCAGCACCTGCAACTGGTGCAGGGCCTGACGCCGCTGAAGGCCGGCCTGTTCGTCCTGCCGATCCCGCTGGCCTCGCTGGTGGTCGGGCCGCTGGCCGGTTGGCTGGTGCCGCGCTGGGGCGAGAACCGGGTGATGTGCGCCTCCCTGCTGCTCGGCAGCGCCGGATTGCTCGGCCTGGCCCTGTCCTACCAGGCCGCCACCGGAGCGCAACTGGCCAGCCTGGTGCTGCTCGGCGTCGGCTTCGGCGGCGCGATGACCGCCGCCTCCACCGCGGTGATGCTCAACGTGGACGAACAGAGTTCCGGAATGGCGGCCGCCATCGAGGACGTGTCCTACGAACTGGGCGGGGTGATCGGCGTGACCCTGCTCGGCAGCCTGATGAGTTTCGTCTACGGGATGTCGCTGAGGCTGCCCTCGGCCGAGCTGCCGGCGCGGGTCCGCGACAGCCTCGACGACGCCCTGTTGGTCGCCGAGGGCCTGGCGCCGGAGGTCGCGTCGCGGCTCGTCGAGCTTGCCCGGCAGGCTTTCGACCAGGCCTTCGTCGCCGTGCTGCTGGCCGCCGCCGCGCTGCTCTTCCTCAGCGCCATGGCGGTCCTGCGCCAGCCGCGTCCGGCTACAGAGCCAGCGCCACCAGCACCGCACACTCGGTAA
- a CDS encoding adenosylcobinamide-GDP ribazoletransferase: MREALRSLLVALQFLTRLPVRLSAMPTPEQFGRAVLCYPLVGVLIGVVLYAAARSLDGTPPLLQAALLLSLWVALSGALHLDGLADMADAWIGGLGDRERTLAIMKDPRSGPVAVVVLVLVLLLKFSALAALLGQGEAGLLPLAPWLARSSLPLLFLTTPYARPGGLGQAIAEHLPARSLPWVLGVSFGLALAFGLAGLLALLVTLMLFAWLRSRFLARLGGTTGDTAGALVELTECAVLVALAL; encoded by the coding sequence ATGCGCGAAGCCTTGCGCTCACTGCTGGTCGCCTTGCAGTTCCTCACCCGCCTGCCGGTGCGCCTGTCGGCGATGCCGACGCCGGAACAGTTCGGCCGCGCGGTGCTCTGCTATCCACTGGTCGGGGTGCTGATCGGCGTCGTGCTGTACGCCGCGGCGCGGTCGCTCGACGGTACGCCGCCGCTGTTGCAGGCAGCCTTGCTGCTGAGCCTGTGGGTAGCGCTGAGCGGCGCGCTGCACCTGGACGGCCTGGCCGACATGGCGGACGCCTGGATCGGCGGGCTGGGCGACCGCGAGCGGACCTTGGCGATCATGAAGGACCCGCGCAGCGGCCCGGTGGCGGTGGTGGTCCTGGTACTGGTCCTGTTGTTGAAGTTCTCCGCCCTGGCGGCGCTGCTCGGCCAGGGCGAGGCCGGGTTGTTGCCGCTGGCCCCGTGGCTGGCGCGCAGCAGCCTGCCGCTGCTGTTCCTGACCACGCCCTACGCGCGCCCCGGCGGCCTCGGCCAGGCCATCGCCGAGCACCTGCCGGCGCGCAGCCTGCCGTGGGTGCTGGGGGTGAGTTTCGGCCTGGCCCTGGCGTTCGGCCTGGCCGGCCTGCTGGCGTTGCTGGTGACGCTGATGCTCTTCGCCTGGCTGCGCAGCCGTTTCCTCGCGCGCCTCGGCGGCACCACCGGGGACACCGCCGGCGCGCTGGTCGAACTTACCGAGTGTGCGGTGCTGGTGGCGCTGGCTCTGTAG
- the cobC gene encoding alpha-ribazole phosphatase family protein: protein MSLRLDLLRHGETESGGGFRGSLDDALTARGWAQMRTAVEGGRWDLLVSSPLQRCRAFAEELAQRQGIELELENDLRELHFGAWEGRSAAALMDGHSEALGRFWADPYAFTPPGGEPLSEFEARVLAAQRRLRQRHAGRRVLLVTHGGVIRLLLARARGLPREHLLQVDVGHGALFGLRAGEGDDRWHECREGE from the coding sequence ATGAGCCTGCGCCTGGACCTCCTGCGGCATGGCGAAACCGAGTCCGGCGGCGGTTTCCGCGGCAGCCTCGACGACGCCTTGACCGCGCGTGGCTGGGCGCAGATGCGCACGGCGGTGGAAGGCGGACGCTGGGACCTGCTGGTCAGCTCGCCATTGCAACGTTGCCGCGCCTTCGCCGAGGAACTGGCGCAGCGCCAGGGGATCGAGCTGGAACTGGAAAACGATCTGCGCGAACTGCATTTCGGCGCTTGGGAGGGGCGCTCGGCGGCCGCCCTGATGGACGGCCACAGCGAGGCGCTCGGCCGCTTCTGGGCCGATCCCTACGCCTTTACCCCGCCGGGCGGCGAGCCGCTGTCCGAGTTCGAGGCGCGGGTGCTGGCCGCCCAGCGACGCCTGCGCCAGCGTCATGCCGGCCGTCGTGTGCTGCTGGTGACCCATGGCGGCGTCATACGCCTGTTGCTCGCTCGCGCCCGTGGCCTGCCGCGCGAGCACTTGCTGCAGGTGGACGTCGGTCATGGCGCACTGTTCGGCCTGCGCGCCGGAGAGGGCGACGATCGCTGGCACGAATGCCGGGAAGGGGAATAG